From the genome of Hemiscyllium ocellatum isolate sHemOce1 chromosome 11, sHemOce1.pat.X.cur, whole genome shotgun sequence:
ggcttgggctgacaagtggcaagtaacattcattccacacaaatgccagtctgTGACTATCACCCCCTGACAATtgatagtgttaccatcactgaatcccccactgtcaacatcctcaGGGTTAACATTGATTAGAAACTCAACtcgactcaccacataaacacattagcttcaagagcaggtcagaggtgaggaatactgtgagcaactcacctcctgactccccaaaccctgtacacaagtcaggagtgtgttggaatactccccacttgcctggatgagtgcagccccaacaatactcaagaggcttgacaccatccaggataaagcagcccgcaTGATTGGCACTGCatgcacaagcatccactccctccaccatcaatgctcagtagcagcagtgtgtactacctacaagatgcactgcagaaattcaccaaagatcctcagacagcaccttccaaacccacaactacttccatctagaagaacaagggcagtaaATAGATGAGAACACCATCATCTTCACGTTCCTTTCCaagcactcaccattctgacttggaaatgtatctctattccttcactgtcactgagtcaaaatcctggaattccctccctagtggcattgtgggtcaacccacagcaggtggattgcagcagttcaagaaggtagctcaccatcaccttctcaaggccagcCAGCattacccacatcccacaaaaataaataataaaaaaagacatCTCCATTTCAGGATATGGTCCACAGGAACCTCAAGTTCACTGACTTTGGCACTGACATCCACCCTGCACATCTCCAGTTCAGTTCCAGGATATTTCTGCACACTTTACCTCAGGTAGCACCAGCAATCCCTATCATTGAAATGCTATAGCAAGAACATCGTCTGCTCAAAGACACATGCTTAGGTCATGCGCTAGACCAAGTCTCATTTCTGGGCTGATCGTTTACTTTCATAGCGCTCAATCATTCTCTGCCTATTCTAGATGCTCTCAAAATCTGTGCCTCACCTTACCTTTTTTTTGTGCTTTGTCTCTTCATCCTGAATGATTGGCTCATTTTACTTCTGGCTTACTATGCTATTTCACACTGCCTTAAAACCAGTTTGCCACAGTATTCAGCAGGCCTCAGTCCAGTTGAGGGAGATAATCTCTCATTGGTTCCAGGCACAGTAAATCAAACACAGCCTTGAATGCCAGTCTATACCCTGCTCTGGGCAATTATTTAGGATTCTTTTCCTGCCCTAATGCTGGCTGGTTTGCTTCTGGGAGAAGAGTAGATATTATGTAAGATAGGGTGAGTGGCACAGCTATTACTGTTGGTACAAATGGGGAGGTTTCCTGAGCAAGTGAATATGCAGCAGTAGGTTTTGTGGTGCTGCAATTTGGGGCGGGTGAATTTGGGTgcagaagatgttgcaggcaataatgGATGGTAGAGCGAGAGTCTAGGTGGGAATAGCAGAGGTAGAATGAGATAGAATTGGAGGTCATGGTGGCACACTGGCAGGGTGGTGAAAGATATTCACCTTTTTCATACAGCGCAATACATTCTTCCAAATGGGTTATATTGCTTCAACACTGACTGGAGTGGTCTGATATTGTGGCTTCTGCTGGTTCTTGGGAAACACAAGTTATCACTTCATCCAGCAGTACACCCTCAAAGCAGGACAGGGATTTTCCCCTATCTGGACTACTAGTGCTCATCAATGTTCACAATGGCCTTTCATAGAGGGTGGCGGTGCCTTGGATGCTGCTCTATTCTTGGATCTCCACTGAGTTTTGAGTCACTGGGCAAACCCTATTAGAGAAAACCCACAGCCTTGTAGAGAGATTTACTTCATCAAACTGGATTTAACTTGTACTAGCCAAAAAAAAGGCAAGATTCAACCACAAGTGTTGAAGTGAGATGAAGGTCTCACTAATGAGTAGCTAGAGGCCTATATGCATGCATCTTACTATTagctaatctcacctcatttataTGCACTTTTACATTCTCCCACCCATTAGATAGAAACCCAATTGTTACAATTACTACATTAAATTAAGAGTGGTTACTTGGTGACTCCACCTCATAATTATTCCTCCAACCTGAACTTCAGTCACCAATGTTTCTTGGTACGTTCCCAAGATAGTAACTGTCCAGATATGTTTGAATCGACACACATCAGCCTCCCAATACCCTTGTGGCTCATCTCCAATATATTTGGAAGATGGATCTGCATTTAAATTCTGCACTTCGCAGCGTACTTCTTCAGTATGTTGCTGCCACAACATTTTGTATACAGGTGATAGGCAGATTTATgaagcttcttccctgctgctattagacttatgaatggacctctcacatGTGAGAGTTgaccattctcttgttttttctGTAGCCATAACACTATgttctacattctgttctattacactGATGCACTTAAGTGAGgtctgatttgtctggttagcacacaatATGCATCACTGTCTCAGTACATGACAATagtaagtcaaatcaaatcaaatctcatAGCTTGGACCAAGATGCAACTCAAGACTCCTTTGTTTATGCAATTCAATGCTCACAGCAACCCAgccttgcctttttgtgcttGCCCTCTCTGTTGGAGCTTAAAGTCTCACCATGGTTCTGTCTAGTAATCAAATAACACAATCTCCTGTTGTATTTGCACAAACTGGCTTGTGCTACATTCAGAATAAAAAGGTCCCCATGTCAAATATCCATGTAGAATCATTAAATGGTCCACCTTTCAGAGCCTTCCATATCCCACTGTATGGAGGACTTCAAAGTGTGGTGCAAATGCTGACTGTTCACATTACTAAGGACCTGTTCTATTTCTGTATTCCTGATACTGGTTCATTCGAAGTGACCTAATGATCCAGTCACAAAGGGGATTGTGACCTTGCAGGCTACCGTGCAACAAAGGCACAGAGAAATTGAGGAACAGTAGATGCAAAAGCAATTTCAAGCAGCTGTTGGATAGCTTCCTAATAAAGAGAGGTCACAGCTGGATCTTCGAGCAAGGAAATGTTCAACTGATTTATGGAAATACCACTGATATTCGACTTTAATTAAAGATAGAAAACATCTGGAAAAAAATTTGTAATACAGATGCTCACATTACAGTTGTTCAAATTGAACAGGTTTTATTTAAATTTGACAatgtacaaaattataaaatttgcTCTCCGTGAAACCAAATCAGCATGTTAGTACAAAACTATTAATCTGCTGCTTCAGTGAGAATTGCTAGTGCTGATGAAAATAAATGAATTTCTATACGATTCATCAGCTTAATATACAACTTATTACTGATCAGGAATATGTTATTCAGTATCATCAGTACACCTGCAACACTTGAACTGTCACAATTAATTTTAGTTTTCTTGAGCTGGTTGGGTACAGCTTATAGTTCCTGCTTTTGAGCACTATTGTTTGGCCACACTGGACTGTTAACCATTTGTGGATGCTAGGTGAAGACAGACCATCTAAAACATTCTAGAGTCCTTCAAGAGCAAACAGTTGAGAAGACCTAGGGGGTGGATGGTATCCTAGGAGCAAAGCAAAAAGCAGAGGACTGTTGAGAAAAACTGACACCACATTTGATTTTTTTCGTTAGGAAAAGCAAaccttcacagaactgaaatAATCTTTGGTCTCAAATAACATAGCTTATCAGCAAGTTGTGGTTCTTTCTGCACTCCAGTTACTTTATATTTCCATTGTACTGTAAAAATAATTCAAACGTTTGATGCAAGAGAGCCTAAAAAGATTGTTTTACTTTCACTAGGAAGGTAAACTCCTGGTACAGCTTCTATCGTCGAGTTTTATGCCTGTTTCTCCATTGGTGTCCATCTTCCTCTTTATGTCGATCTTCATCTCTTTGTCGTTTATGATCTCTTTCTCTACTTCTGTATCGTGCTCTATCTCCATTACGTTTTTGTCCTTCCTCACCTCTCTGGTCTCTTTCCCTTCGCCTTTCCCAGTCTCGACCTCTCTCCCACTGCCGGCTATCCCTCGATAGTTCTCTGGAACTTGATCTATCTAGTTTGTCTGCTTGCCCCTCTGTATATAGTTCTGCCTTCAATGCTGGCAGACTGATAGGTTTCCTAAATGGACGATCTCGCCCACCAAACCGTAGTTGGCCAGATTCTTTTTTACCACCTAATCCCCCTCCAAGTCTCCGAGGGACCCATCCTTTCAAAGTGCGTTCTAATTCAAAATCTACAAATATTTCATTCTGGTCTATCACTAATTTATTGCTGTCCCGATGTGCCTTTAACAATGAACGCTCATCCTTGTATTCAATGAAGCCATAGCATTTGGAAAAGCCGGTGACAATATCGCGCACAAGTCTCAGTCTGCGGATATCCCCAAATCTAGAAAACGTGTCTTTGAGCTTCTCCTCAGATGTCTGGGGATTTAGTCTGGCAACAAAGAGTGTCAGATGGGGGTCTCCGAATACTCCTTTGTTGGGTCTGTACTTGGCTGCAATTGCCCTTGACACAGCTCGGTCATGGGGTTCCTCGTCAGTGCCATCAATGCTTCCAGCTTTTAATGGGTTGTACTGCTTTGCAATAGGAGTCCAAATGTCATTCATTgttctgaaacacaaacaaatgtgAATGAAATCACGAGAAAGCAGAACTTCTTTTTTTACGTGTTTCCTTTATCACAATCTAGTACAGTTGAGTGTCACTCTCAATCACAGCTCTTGTACTCAAGATCCAGGTCTGAGAAATCGGGTCTGAATAGGAGCAAACAGCATCAGTGCTGATAGAATAACTGCTTACTGCATTAGCCAGTTCACATATCTGAACCTGGATTCAAATGCAGTTTAAGTTTCATAGCTGAGGCCAATATTTTTCTCACAAGACCAACATACTGTCTAGTCAGGTCAGTCACTGAAATAAACAATAAGCAGAAATGTTGGCTATTTTTTCCCACTTCTCCAACTCCAAAGCAATGATCAGTTGCAGCATCCACTGAAACTGGACCAAAGTTCAAAAGCGAGACACCGGTCATCAGCAGTTCAGTTTACTGTAAGCATCGAGGATCCGTTTGAAACAATTGTTTTCCACCAGCTGCTGTGCTTGAAGGGGCTGCTTTTATGAATTCACAACGTGTTGCTGCATATATCATTCACTAAAATAATTGAATATTTGTGGGGTAATATATAACAATTACAAACTGATATACTTATCTACAAATTTGGAACTGTCCTGGGAAATACACTTCAACAgtgttccacatggtagattaattagtaaagttaggtcacttgggattcagggtgagtttgccTGTTGGAAACATAtttggcttaacagcaggagatagactgatggttgtttttcagactggaggcttgtcacCAATggcgttccacagggattggttttGGGTCCTCTtatttgacatttatataaatgatttggatgggaatatagaaggcatggttagtaagtttgcagacaatatcaaaattggtggcatagaaAACCTTCTTAACTGTCTACTATGATTACAAAGggttcttgatcaaatgggtcaatgaggtgaaaaatagcaaatggagttcatctGAATAAATgaaaagtattgcattttggtgcaaCAAACTAAGGTAGGGTTTATACAATTTATGGCAGGGTCTTGggaagtgttgtagaacagagggagctaggagtgcaggtacataattcttcaaagtttacgtcacatatagacagggtagttaaaaaGTATCTGGCACAGTTTgtgagaagatatgtagctcgggtgctcgttgtggtggttctgttcgccgaactgggaatttgtgttacagacgtttcgtcccctgtctaggtgacatcctcagtgcttgggagcctcttgtgaagcgtttctgtgttgtttcctccagaactgacaaccggaagcggcagatacaaaccactataaatgctggacaTCTGTATGGATTTGCTTACCTAGACATAACAATGAGGCAATCAGTGAAACCATCAAGACTATGTAtgggccacatttttaaggtgagagaagagatttaaaaaaaaaagacgaGGGACAAATTTTTTTATACAAAGGATGGTTTGCGTGTGgtatgaacttcctgaggaagtgttgatgcgggtacaattacatttaaaagccatttggataagtaGATGAATTGAAAAGGTTTGGAGCGATGtgagtcaggagcaggcaggtgggactagtttagtttgggatcatggtcaGATATTTAAATTCTTTCTGTATTTGTTTTTCAGATTTATAACCAATTTCAGATTAGTGTAATTTTTACTAcagcatttgttattttaacTTTTGATACATGACATTAGATGGCACTGCAGTTCAATTGACAGCAATATTCACGTAGTCATCAGTTCCAAAACATTATGAATGCAAAACTCAATGGATAAAGCGCTCACATTTTTCTCCATCTTTTTTCAAAAACATAAGCAATTGGTTAAAATTCTACAGAAAATAATTATTCAAAATTCAGTGGCAGCTGAATTAAGAAATCTGAATGTTTAGCAATGCAACATTATTTCATCTTAATGAGGATTTTTCTTGTTAACTCCTGTTTCCTTCACTTTCTACACCGCTCTCTTAGaagtacagacacacacagaagtCGATATCCATAGGCATGAAGCATCATCTAATGGATATTTGTCGTCCAATAGCTTCCCTAGATTTTGTGCTAGCACACAGTAAGCATCACAACTCAGCTTGATCACCAGAAGTGCTAACTTCTAGCTGAAACCAATTAAATGATCGATAATTCTGAGTAATTTCCCGCTTTCTAATCTCGTCCATTAAGACTAATTGTAATGTCACCGCTCAAATCAGCGAACTCAGCTTAAATGCTGATTCAGTATTAAGAaatataaaagtaaaatactgcgtATGCTTGAAATCTTAAATGAAAAGGTACTAAAAAAAAACATCAGCATgactggcagcagctgtggagagaggaacagaattaaagTTTCGAGTCCAGCATTATTCTTTTTCAAGTACTGTAGTAACTGGGAGGAGTCTCTTTACTCCTTTGGGAGCAATGATCCCACCAGACTGGGCTGTGCAGGAAAATATGGTCAAGGCACGATTCCTGCTCTGATGGGGAGTCATCTGGACTCGAATCGTTAGCGTGCTCTCCCTTCACGGACGCCATCTGACCCACTAtagtctccagcatttgttgttttcaggacAGATTCCTGCTGGAGTCACCGGGACCGGGCTGAACCGAGTCACCGGGGGCCGGGCTGAACCGAGTCACCGGGGGCCGGGGCTGAACCGAGTCACCGGGGGCCGGGCTGAACCGAGTCACCGGGGACCGGGCTGAACCGAGTCACCGGGACCGGGCTGAACCGAGTCACCGGGGCCGGGGCTGTGGGTGAATCCGTTCCCGTTGTCCAAACTCAAACACAGGAGAACAACCGGGAGGAAATTTCACATTAAAATCCCAGCCCCTTCACAACAAGTTAAACAAATCAAAGGAAGAAACTGACCTGCCGTTCCCCACCGCGTTAGTGAATCATTATCTCATCACCCCGCTGTACAATAAACCCAGTACACCGGGGCCACAAGCGCCAGCTACTTCCGCTCCTTCCCGCTTAGTGCTCCGGCTTCTTCAGGTTCCGTGTGGCTGCAAACACAAGTTCCGACCTTTttcctcctctccccttcccctccccctctccccccattcccctccccttcccccctccccccccctccccctctccccctcccctctccccctccccccccccccctctccccctccccctctccccctccccctctcccccccccttccccctccccctccccccctcccccccccctctccccctccccctccccccattcccctccccctctccccctccccctcccctcccccctccccctccccccctctcccccttcccctccccctccccctctccatcccggCCTGGGCTCCATTGTCTCTCCCAGGGACAATGTCTGATTCTTTCACTGCAAACTCGATCTTTTGAAtcgaaaacaaaaagagaaattgctggaaaatctcagcagatctggcagaatcacgcacaccaggccttgttatcacagttgaaaatgtgttgctggttaaagcacagcaggtcaggcagcatccaaggaacaggaaattcgacgtttctggcataagcccttcatcaggaatgaggagagggtgccaggcaggcacCTTGTTATCACACTGACTGCCATTACACGCTACCTATTGTCAGCccctaacagtccccattaacagctattcaccctcccagccagatcactGTCCACTCCTTCATCCGTCCATCTGTGCTTCTCTCTCCTTGGCCTCTATATCCCCACCGATCTTtttctccttaccccctcccctaTCTTCTTCATACAAACTGACAATTTCCCAGCTAACATCATTCTGAGGAAGAGCCACtcagcctgaaacgttaactttgattttgctccacagatgctgcctgacctgccaagcttttccagcaatctctgtcttTATTCTGTCCTTATTCTTTTCTTGGCCTTTACATCAAAAAGTGTTGTTGTGAATGAGTTGGCCAATAATTTCTGAGACAGCAAACAGGAAGGC
Proteins encoded in this window:
- the snrnp35 gene encoding U11/U12 small nuclear ribonucleoprotein 35 kDa protein, coding for MNDIWTPIAKQYNPLKAGSIDGTDEEPHDRAVSRAIAAKYRPNKGVFGDPHLTLFVARLNPQTSEEKLKDTFSRFGDIRRLRLVRDIVTGFSKCYGFIEYKDERSLLKAHRDSNKLVIDQNEIFVDFELERTLKGWVPRRLGGGLGGKKESGQLRFGGRDRPFRKPISLPALKAELYTEGQADKLDRSSSRELSRDSRQWERGRDWERRRERDQRGEEGQKRNGDRARYRSRERDHKRQRDEDRHKEEDGHQWRNRHKTRR